A window from Salminus brasiliensis chromosome 7, fSalBra1.hap2, whole genome shotgun sequence encodes these proteins:
- the spdef gene encoding SAM pointed domain-containing Ets transcription factor, with protein sequence MASPVRVHPDSALLQPPRSGSAFSESSLAHLKREEVDVENLELVDSKPRLDSSERGLPGLYLSCFDMLFTEDAAWLVRVADSSASVSVGPRLDPCPEPEQCPVIDSPGLGSEPLSPGLEDQVEERSLEQVQSLVVGEVLKDIETACKLLNITPDPVEWSCGNVQKWLLWTEHLYRLPQVGKAFQDLDGKDLCAMTEEDFRQRSPQCGDTLHAHLDIWKSAAWMKERCSVGESRITAGEELWSEADSSCSGQPIHLWQFLRELLLKPHSYGRCIRWLNKEKGIFKIEDSAHVARLWGLRKNRPAMNYDKLSRSIRQYYKKGIIRKPDVSQRLVYQFVHPV encoded by the exons ATGGCCAGTCCAGTGCGGGTCCACCCAGACAGTGCCCTGCTTCAGCCTCCCCGCAGTGGCTCTGCCTTTTCCGAGAGTTCCCTGGCTCACCTgaaaagagaagaggtggaCGTGGAGAACCTGGAGCTGGTGGACAGTAAACCAAGGCTGGACAGCTCAGAGCGAGGGCTGCCAGGACTCTACCTGTCCTGCTTCGACATGCTGTTCACTGAAGATGCTGCCTGGCTGGTGAGGGTGGCGGACTCCTCGGCTTCCGTCAGTGTTGGACCTCGTCTTGATCCCTGTCCAGAACCAGAGCAGTGCCCAGTCATTGATAGCCCTGGGCTGGGAAGTGAACCACTCTCCCCTGGCCTGGAAGACCAGGTAGAGGAGAGGTCTCTGGAGCAAGTGCAAAGTTTGGTGGTGGGAGAAGTGTTAAAGGACATTGAAACAGCCTGCAAGCTGCTGAACATCACACCAG ATCCAGTGGAGTGGAGTTGTGGGAATGTTCAGAAGTGGCTGCTGTGGACAGAGCATCTGTACCGGCTCCCTCAGGTGGGCAAAGCCTTCCAGGACCTGGACGGTAAAGACCTCTGCGCCATGACAGAGGAAGACTTCCGCCAGCGCTCACCACAGTGCGGCGACACACTTCATGCACATCTAGACATATGGAAATCAG CTGCCTGGATGAAGGAGAGGTGTTCGGTCGGAGAGAGCAGGATTACAG CGGGAGAGGAGCTGTGGTCAGAAGCAGACTCTTCCTGCTCCGGTCAGCCCATCCACTTGTGGCAGTTCCTGAGAGAGCTGCTGCTTAAGCCGCATAGCTATGGACGCTGCATTCGGTGGCTCAACAAAGAGAAAG GCATCTTTAAAATTGAAGACTCTGCTCATGTAGCGCGACTCTGGGGCCTGAGGAAGAACCGGCCTGCTATGAACTATGACAAGCTTAGCCGCTCCATCCGACAGTACTACAAGAAGGGCATCATCCGCAAACCAGACGTGTCTCAGAGACTGGTCTATCAGTTTGTCCACCCAGTATGA